A part of Drosophila bipectinata strain 14024-0381.07 chromosome 3L, DbipHiC1v2, whole genome shotgun sequence genomic DNA contains:
- the LOC108119047 gene encoding glutamate transporter polyphemus-like: protein MADKGGYNPYEHRDVENPLSNFGAFISLLKCVVGTGILALPLAFYYAGIICGTILLIAVAFILIHGMQLLIMCMIECARRQQMGYCTFPLSMKFSLSEGPRFFQCIAKAGAIICYIVLITSHYGVCVVYLVFVSENLKQMFDFHVTELNVRIYVAIVGLFMMAPFMIRSLKWLVPFSLLASICIYLGFTCIIYYLFKDLPPISDRAVFFGQVSYLPNFFGIALFSITSVGVMLAIEAKMEHPEQYIGWFGILDIAVVVVIISYVFFGVMGYWKFGNEIQGSITLNLPIEETVAQISKTFIMIAIFFTYPLSGYVVIDIIMNQFWNRNGDLQHAVLKEYIVRIIFVLISTINAAAFPKLGPLLTLVGAFTISLLNIIFPAFMEICLLFPAEYNYGMLKWKLVKDILLIIFGTFVLVLGSHSSIKEMINEWGEKTTAEPTTTEVTTELGTTVVAPPAQAPPAFLRFFEDDTLV from the exons ATGGCTGATAA AGGCGGCTACAATCCTTACGAGCATCGCGATGTGGAAAATCCCTTGTC aaattttGGAGCTTTCATATCATTACTCAAATGCGTTGTGGGTACTGGAATTTTGGCTCTGCCCTTGGCTTTCTACTATGCAGGAATCATTTGTGGCACCATCCTCCTGATTGCCGTGGCTTTCATACTCATCCATGGCATGCAATTATTG ATTATGTGCATGATTGAATGTGCTAGGCGCCAACAAATGGGATACTGCACTTTTCCGCTGTCTATGAAGTTTTCCCTTAGCGAGGGACCCAGGTTCTTCCAGTGTATAGCCAAGGCGGGTGCTATAATATGCTACATTGTCCTCATAACCTCACACtatggtgtgtgtgttgtgtacCTGGTTTTTGTCAGCGAGAACCTGAAGCAAATGTTCGACTTTCACGTCACAGAACTAAATGTGAGAATTTATGTGGCAATTGTCGGACTTTTTATGATGGCGCCATTTATGATCCGTTCCCTCAAGTGGCTCGTTCCCTTCAGCCTACTGGCCAGCATTTGCATTTACCTTGGATTCACCTGTATTATATACTACCTATTCAAGGATCTGCCTCCGATCTCTGATAGAGCTGTTTTCTTTGGTCAAGTTTCCTATCTACCAAATTTTTTTGGCATAGCACTGTTTTCAATCACGTCTGTGGGTGTG ATGTTGGCCATTGAGGCCAAAATGGAACACCCAGAACAGTACATCGGATGGTTTGGAATCCTAGACATTGCCGTAGTGGTTGTCATCATATCGTATGTATTCTTTGGGGTAATGGGCTACTGGAAGTTTGGAAACGAAATTCAAGGAAGTATAACCCTTAACCTGCCTATTGAGGAAAC AGTTGCCCAAATTTCCAAGACCTTCATTATGATTGCCATCTTCTTCACCTATCCCCTGAGCGGATACGTGGTAATCGACATAATTATGAACCAGTTTTGGAACAGAAACGGCGACCTTCAACACGCCGTTCTCAAGGAGTACATCGTGCGGATCATTTTCGTTCTAATAAGCACCATAAATGCTGCAGCCTTTCCTAAGCTCGGACCCCTGCTCACGCTTGTGGGGGCCTTCACCATCTCCTTGCTGAACATCATTTTCCCGGCTTTTATGGAGATTTGTCTGCTCTTTCCGGCGGAGTATAATTACGGCATGCTTAAGTGGAAGTTAGTCAAGGACATTCTGCTGATAATATTTGGAACTTTTGTTCTAGTTCTCGGAAGCCACTCGTCCATCAAAGAAATGATCAATGAGTGGGGAGAAAAGACAACAGCCGAGCCCACAACCACGGAGGTGACTACTGAATTGGGGACCACCGTGGTTGCCCCTCCAGCCCAAGCGCCTCCAGCCTTTCTACGGTTCTTTGAAGATGATACTCTGGTATGA
- the LOC108119034 gene encoding glutamate transporter polyphemus gives MADKGAFNPYDHRDVEHELSNFGAFISLVKCVVGTGVLALPRAFYYSGIIFGIVMLIAITFMLIHSMQLLIICMIESARRQQMGYSTFPETMKFALSQGPRCCRCWAKVGAIICDAVLIFSHYGVCVVYLVFVSLNLQKILKFKYGDSDNLRYYVIIVGILVLPPFMITRLKWLVPFNLIASILEYVAFACMIYYIFQDLPPITERAVFFGKVEHMASFFGTVLFSITSVGVMLAIEAKMKHPEQYIGWFGIMDIAVVFIVISYIFFGVMGYWKYGDDIQTALSLNLPTEEAIAKVSQVSIMCAIFLTYSLCGYVVINIIMTHYWNKSGELKHPIIKELIVRLIFVLVSTLNAAMAPDFGPLLSLVGAFTISLLNLIFPALIEICLLYPPEYTYGKYKWKLIKDIALMVIGTLILVNGTYEAIRDMFRAWVPGFKTTTVAG, from the exons GATAA AGGCGCATTTAATCCTTATGACCATAGAGATGTGGAGCACGAATTGTC aaattttggagCTTTTATATCGCTTGTCAAGTGCGTTGTGGGTACCGGTGTTTTGGCTCTGCCCAGGGCTTTCTACTATTCAGGAATCATTTTTGGCATCGTCATGCTAATAGCCATCACATTTATGCTCATCCATAGCATGCAATTATTG ATTATTTGCATGATTGAATCAGCCCGACGACAACAAATGGGATACTCCACTTTTCCGGAAACCATGAAGTTTGCCCTTTCCCAGGGTCCCAGGTGCTGTCGATGTTGGGCTAAAGTTGGTGCCATAATATGCGACGCGGTCCTCATATTTTCACACTACGGTGTATGTGTTGTGTACCTTGTGTTTGTTAGCCTAAACCTACAGAAAATCCTCAAATTTAAATACGGAGACTCTGACAACCTAAGATATTATGTGATCATTGTCGGGATTCTTGTGCTTCCGCCATTTATGATAACTAGACTCAAGTGGCTGGTTCCCTTCAACCTGATCGCCAGTATTTTGGAATATGTTGCATTTGCCTGCATGATTTACTACATCTTCCAGGATCTGCCTCCGATCACTGAGAGAGCTGTCTTCTTTGGAAAAGTTGAACATATGGCCTCTTTCTTTGGAACAGTCCTGTTTTCCATAACCTCCGTGGGTGTG ATGTTGGCCATTGAGGCAAAAATGAAGCACCCTGAACAGTACATCGGATGGTTCGGAATCATGGACATTGCCGTAGTTTTTATCGTTATTTCGTATATATTCTTTGGAGTCATGGGCTACTGGAAGTACGGAGATGATatacagaccgctttgagccTCAATCTGCCTACAGAGGAAGC TATTGCCAAAGTTTCGCAGGTGTCTATTATGTGTGCCATCTTTCTCACCTACTCCCTGTGCGGCTACGTGGTAATCAACATTATAATGACCCACTATTGGAACAAAAGCGGGGAGCTAAAACACCCCATAATCAAGGAGTTAATCGTACGATTGATTTTCGTTTTGGTAAGCACCTTAAATGCCGCCATGGCTCCAGATTTTGGACCCCTGCTCTCCCTTGTGGGCGCCTTCACCATCTCCCTGCTGAACCTCATTTTCCCGGCATTGATCGAGATTTGTCTCCTCTATCCCCCGGAGTACACCTACGGCAAATACAAGTGGAAGCTTATCAAGGATATTGCACTGATGGTTATTGGCACTCTTATCCTAGTAAACGGCACCTATGAGGCAATCAGAGACATGTTCCGGGCATGGGTTCCCGGCTTTAAGACGACGACAGTCGCAGGTTAA